A genome region from Triticum aestivum cultivar Chinese Spring chromosome 2B, IWGSC CS RefSeq v2.1, whole genome shotgun sequence includes the following:
- the LOC123038910 gene encoding L-type lectin-domain containing receptor kinase IX.2-like has protein sequence IAGKIKVARKFSYSELVAATDNFSRDRKIGKGSFGDVYRGLLPMQNQREVAVKEMRQPTLKRNRKNYVHEIKTLCQLSHKNLLRLIGWCDDGGRLVLVYELEPNGSVSDHLHGGGAGGRMLTWPQRYNILLGIAAAIDYLHNGAYDSAKRYVLHRDIKPSNVMLGEGFEAKLGDFGLVQQVSRHGGGGTPRTTVIGSMDYMDPRYIGLGTLSPASDIYSFGLVLLEVATGVRPSIPGTAAHRNTLITTVRESHSRKAILEMVDEKLRGELNQWWWQMERVMVTGLACVEPARDDRPSIKDVIDLLSKHEQSLASSRYLRDSSMRPKDRFPFILTRNVALANARASSLSY, from the coding sequence ATCGCCGGGAAAATCAAAGTTGCAAGAAAATTCTCCTACTCTGAGCTGGTAGCGGCGACGGACAACTTCTCACGGGATAGGAAGATCGGCAAGGGTTCCTTCGGTGACGTGTACAGAGGGCTGCTACCGATGCAGAACCAGCGGGAGGTGGCTGTGAAGGAGATGCGACAACCAACGTTGAAGCGTAACCGGAAGAACTATGTGCACGAGATCAAGACCCTGTGTCAGTTGAGCCATAAGAACCTCCTACGGCTTATCGGTTGGTGCGACGATGGTGGCCGGTTGGTGCTTGTGTACGAGCTTGAACCCAACGGTAGTGTCAGCGACCATCTCCATGGTGGTGGCGCTGGCGGGAGGATGTTGACATGGCCGCAGAGGTACAATATCCTTCTCGGTATCGCAGCCGCCATCGACTACCTCCACAATGGCGCCTACGACTCAGCGAAGAGGTACGTGTTGCACCGGGACATAAAGCCCAGCAACGTGATGCTGGGAGAGGGCTTTGAGGCCAAGCTCGGTGACTTTGGACTCGTACAGCAAGTCAGTCGCCATGGCGGCGGGGGTACTCCTCGGACAACCGTGATCGGGAGCATGGACTACATGGACCCCAGGTACATCGGGCTTGGTACACTTAGCCCCGCCTCTGATATATACAGCTTCGGGTTGGTGCTGCTAGAGGTGGCCACTGGCGTGAGACCGTCCATCCCGGGAACGGCAGCGCACCGGAACACCCTCATCACCACTGTGAGGGAGTCTCATAGCAGAAAAGCCATCCTCGAGATGGTAGATGAGAAGCTGAGAGGGGAGTTGAATCAGTGGTGGTGGCAGATGGAGCGTGTCATGGTCACCGGGTTGGCGTGTGTCGAGCCGGCGCGTGACGATCGGCCATCTATCAAAGATGTTATCGACCTGCTCTCCAAGCACGAGCAATCTCTGGCATCCAGCCGTTACCTAAGAGATTCCTCAATGAGGCCCAAGGATCGGTTTCCTTTCATACTAACTAGGAATGTGGCTCTCGCAAATGCAAGGGCATCATCCTTATCGTATTGA